The sequence TGATTCCCAGAATGTCGTCTTCGCGCACGATTTGGTATTCCTTCTCGTCAAGCTTGACTTCCGTTCCGCCGTATTTCGGCAGCAGGATCAGGTCGCCCTTTTTGACGTTCATGGGAATCAGCTTGCCGTTATCGTCGTATTTACCGGCGCCGACGGCGATGACTTTTCCCTGCATGGGTTTTTCCTTGGCGGAGTCGGGAATAATGATCCCGCCCTTTTTGGTTTCCTCTTCCTTTTGGGGTTCAACCAGCACCCGGTCGCCCAGCGGTTGAATTTTCATATGTTGTGTCCCTCCTTTGTTTTGTTTTTTTTGTTTTTAATGAGCCTGGCTCGCTGTTCTTTGTTCCGGATTTTATAACCATGAACGCCGAACTTTTCCGCCTT comes from Kiritimatiellia bacterium and encodes:
- the groES gene encoding co-chaperone GroES, whose translation is MKIQPLGDRVLVEPQKEEETKKGGIIIPDSAKEKPMQGKVIAVGAGKYDDNGKLIPMNVKKGDLILLPKYGGTEVKLDEKEYQIVREDDILGIITG